A stretch of the Lytechinus variegatus isolate NC3 chromosome 5, Lvar_3.0, whole genome shotgun sequence genome encodes the following:
- the LOC121415742 gene encoding degenerin deg-1-like — MSNERFTYEKQDKDIAMHNLPKDQSATTEEMANYSEKAYAISDNDEYKKVGSRRIVDEFVDNATTHGIPRVLNSSRPSHSRLFWCAVTLIFIGAFLYQGTMLIISFIGRPTSTKISLVTEPRLEFPAVTICNLNMLRRSKLKGTRFEKLAALDRDHKVDGIGLDDSDYNWFFSSSEVSPSPGGETATTDAGLSSPAGRRRRALSADYSHGKSFLVVAYYSMDDEYNFDDFRQVDDPDDWDALYNISKTSDFSNFKNLVNPTAQEIRELGHRAKDFILQCAFDTEPCSFKNFSVIQNAEYGNCFVFNNAHKLRRRRRTTTSRTGSQYGLHLTLMVEQPEYVGVISPNSGVKVAINDPRIYAFPEDDGIAASPGFATSIGITKTSISRLDYPYGDCISEHASYYQPEKYDFSQRSCTKMCLQKNLQSECSCVTDLLVNDTLCQFNIDKQVNCRKRIFKAFLKNKLKCDCTNPCKEIVFKPRISVSRWPAARFEGHLYDRLSVINRKAARILTNGAQSRNNLVRLSVFFEELNFEQVTESPLITVESLFGGVGGLLGLYVGMSFISIIEILVFISELIRSFCCPGSYSSNKTKVSGR, encoded by the exons ATGTCAAATGAAAG GTTTACATACGAGAAACAAGACAAAGACATCGCCATGCATAACCTACCCAAAGACCAAAGCGCGACCACGGAGGAAATGGCCAATTATTCGGAGAAAGCATATGCAATATCCGACAACGACGAGTATAAGAAGGTAGGAAGTCGGAGAATCGTCGACGAGTTCGTCGATAACGCGACCACGCATGGGATTCCTCGAGTTCTAAACTCGTCCCGGCCATCGCACTCCCGCTTGTTCTGGTGTGCCGTCACCTTGATCTTTATAGGGGCTTTTCTCTACCAGGGTACAATGCTCATCATCTCCTTCATCGGTCGACCAACTTCTACGAAAATATCTCTTGTCACCGAACCAAGGCTCGAATTCCCTGCAGTCACTATTTGTAATCTGAACATGCTGCGGCGGTCAAAGCTTAAGG GTACCCGCTTCGAGAAACTGGCAGCTCTAGATAGAGATCACAAAGTTGACGGGATTGGATTGGATGATTCTGACTATAATTGGTTCTTTTCAAGTTCTGAAGTTTCTCCATCACCAGGAGGGGAAACAGCAACAACGGATGCAGGACTTTCTTCGCCTGCTGGTCGGCGACGTCGAGCACTCAGCGCCGACTACTCACATGGCAAGTCATTTCTTGTCGTTGCATACT ACTCCATGGACGATGAATATAATTTCGACGATTTCAGACAAGTCGATGACCCAGATGACTGGGACGCCTTATACAATATTTCGAAAACAAGTGATTTCAGTAACTTCAAGAACCTGGTCAATCCGACTGCACAGGAGATACGTGAACTTGGACATCGGGCTAAGGATTTTATTCTCCAGTGCGCCTTCGATACAGAACCGTGTAGCTTTAA aaatttcaGTGTCATTCAGAACGCTGAATACGGAAACTGTTTCGTGTTCAATAATGCTCATAAGCTGAGGAGAAGAAGACGTACAACTACATCAAGAACAGGATCTCAATATG GACTTCATCTGACTTTGATGGTAGAACAACCGGAATATGTGGGTGTCATAAGCCCTAATTCCGGGGTGAAGGTTGCCATCAACGACCCGCGCATCTATGCCTTCCCCGAGGATGACGGGATCGCAGCATCACCTGGATTCGCCACCTCCATTGGAATCACAAAG ACCTCCATATCTCGCCTCGATTATCCCTACGGTGACTGCATTTCTGAGCATGCGTCCTACTACCAGCCAGAAAAATATGACTTTTCCCAGCGTTCCTGTACGAAGATGTGTCTTCAGAAAAACCTTCAATCTGAATGTTCATGCGTCACAGATCTTCTCGTCAATGATACCCTGTGCCAGTTCAATATTGACAAACAAG TAAATTGCAGGAAACGAATCTTTAAAGCCTTCTTGAAAAACAAACTCAAATGTGATTGTACAAACCCTTGCAA AGAAATTGTGTTCAAACCAAGGATATCAGTATCAAGATGGCCTGCTGCAAGATTTGAG GGTCACCTGTACGACAGGTTGTCCGTAATCAACCGAAAAGCTGCGAGAATTCTCACCAACGGGGCACAATCGAG aAATAATCTTGTCCGCCTGTCAGTGTTTTTTGAAGAGCTCAACTTTGAACAGGTCACGGAATCCCCTTTGATAACG GTGGAATCACTTTTTGGAGGTGTAGGTGGATTATTAGGTCTCTACGTTGGCATGTCTTTTATATCAATAATCGAGATATTGGTCTTCATTTCCGAACTGATTCGCTCTTTTTGCTGCCCGGGGAGTTATTCATCAAACAAGACCAAGGTGTCTGGTCGCTAG